In Acanthopagrus latus isolate v.2019 chromosome 17, fAcaLat1.1, whole genome shotgun sequence, the following are encoded in one genomic region:
- the plekhg6 gene encoding uncharacterized protein plekhg6 isoform X1, producing MSNPCVLVLSLSSKAPHVNNGGGNESLMEETMVPWRDGVDGERQRDVDTREPDVVEGRTAAAEINTHRRGSAEKQEKRRFSTFGYQRRTKQKVVTDFATVSKGTSAGAKPRAALRQVLFSQGVSEKNPASEERGQLDVLKQDLGSYAVPVSLRWRWKEECLGTTLEKNWTEIVDSHSTMTKTQRHQQEALWEFVHTELSYINKLIIIKDLVMAALVNLHQHGFLLEVTPELLFSNLPSILAAHQLFWQEVIYPMLHEVRRTGMPFDPMMLEAGCLQFHQRFSCYQHYCWEEENNMEFTRRQMENNQHFLTFVQWVETHPQCDRMRVGDMQAKPHQRITKYPLLLKAVLKNTQDAHVEHTIRGMLSSVNSFLESINDYLRLKDEELALNISALRVEGYEVEGINEEIDKHVREVCQFDLTCPIRGVGPEVVRKLLLEENLKIRGRKDSKLEVVALLFSDVLLMTKVQKKGERLKVVRPPLALDRTFCIALKDGCSFVLVEVGELQSAMNVYIFAASSSESCSTWVSTIHQAQETLRSWRHAENKRQLENYRIQQLEAKPVTEAKTDDMETEEQPLTQSGDETFVDEFTKEFIIPQSVNGMLASYKAEEPNPPDDATNTVIPFINSYSNDIDHKLVQKSFTGRQQAISGYESIEMEVRRQQIGIYTEEEAETLRFTERYVTLSHRQSAPNLDHFARSTVTHPLRYNTTGPHVFLLDGYPDVDYPIDEDSSSQPANQPTISRQGPELVRAPEEGGIPSRRGSDSQSVNQDTRRNSMNSLSADMVTSQEAWGFSKNLRSPRLRRRRPVSTNQGPGTRHFFQSSGQGSSPSNSGSDDNTNIKRNSLPSGQSSNSHRVLKLGSLKPNQGMFWNREDRDSPDPQTMSESELPDLNFYNKRPKMKTQRSASNPNIIIEGDHRLRLHANSLQTIPQAKDARFNISGQNPNGHTSPLEGLLERVNGRARDRDKNLKTTNLRSRYHSPSPSFSTTPSPPPSDGDRDTEWEEEVALMRRRALTVSGGWKEQLVDGEEDEKRDSVVFSDGVNVDWSGWCFDDDEVMDHLEPEGEGLLEGINRSLASWDLQGHSEQEDGECSQV from the exons ATGAGTAACCCCTGTGTGCTTGTCCTCAGCCTTTCCTCAAAAGCACCGCATGTAAACAACGGTGGGGGAAATGAGTCACTGATGGAAGAAACAATGGTGCCGTGGCGAGACGGCGTGGAcggggagaggcagagggacgTGGACACCAGAGAGCCAGATGTTGTAGAGGGgaggacagcagctgcagagatcaACACTCACCGCAGGGGGTCAGcagagaaacaagagaaacGCCGGTTCAGTACGTTTGGCTATCAG AGACGGACGAAGCAAAAGGTTGTGACTGATTTTGCAACAGTGAGTAAGGGAACGTCTGCAGGGGCCAAACCCAGAGCTGCTCTGAGACAGGTCCTGTTCAGCCAGGGAGTGTCTGAGAAAAATCCAGCGTCTGAG GAACGTGGTCAGCTGGATGTGTTGAAGCAGGATCTGGGGAGTTATGCTGTGCCAGTCAGtctgaggtggaggtggaaggaggAATGTCTGGGAACGACGCTGGAGAAGAACTGGACGGAGATAGTGGACTCTCATTCT acgaTGACAAAGACGCAGAGGcaccagcaggaggcgctgtGGGAGTTTGTCCACACCGAGCTCAGCTACATCAACAAGCTCATTATCATAAAAGAC TTGGTTATGGCTGCTCTCGTCAACCTGCACCAACATGGATTTCTCCTAGAG GTGACCCCTGAGCTGCTTTTCTCCAACCTTCCCTCCATCCTCGCTGCACACCAGCTGTTCTGGCAGGAGGTGATTTATCCCATGTTGCACGAGGTCCGGAGGACAGGCATGCCCTTTGACCCCATGATGTTGGAGGCCGGCTGCCTGCAG TTCCATCAGCGCTTCTCTTGCTACCAGCATTACTGTTgggaggaggaaaacaatatGGAGTTCACACgcagacagatggagaacaACCAACATTTTCTCACGTTCGTCCAG TGGGTGGAGACTCACCCTCAGTGTGACCGGATGCGTGTCGGGGACATGCAAGCCAAACCCCATCAGAGGATCACAAAGTACCCTCTGCTGCTCAAGGCTGTGCTGAAAAACACCCAGGACGCTCATGTGGAACACACCATCAGAGGCATG TTGTCCAGTGTGAACAGCTTTCTGGAGAGCATCAACGACTACCTGAGGCTGAAGGATGAGGAGCTCGCTCTCAACATCTCTGCTCTGAGGGTGGAGGGATACGAGGTGGAGGGAATCAACGAAGAGATTGACAAG CATGTGAGAGAGGTCTGCCAGTTTGACCTGACATGCCCCATCAGAGGAGTGGGCCCTGAAGTCGTAcggaagctgctgctggaggagaactTGAAGATTCGGGGGAGAAAAGACAGTAAG CTGGAGGTGGTGGCGCTCCTCTTCTCAGACGTTCTCCTGATGACCAAGGTCCAGAAGAAAGGAGAGCGACTGAAAGTGGTTCGACCTCCTCTGGCCCTCGACAGAACGTTTTGTATAGCGCTGAAAGACGGCT GTTCATTTGTTCTCGTGGAGGTGGGCGAGCTCCAGAGTGCCATGAATGTCTACATATTCgcagccagcagctcagagagctgctccactTGGGTCTCCACCATCCACCAGGCACAG GAAACACTGAGGAGCTGGAGACACGCAGAGAACAAAAGACAACTGGAAAACTATAGAATCCAGCAGCTGGAGGCCAAACCTGTTACAGAGGCCAAGACAGACGATATGGAGACAGAAGAGCAACCTCTTACTCAGTCAGGGGACGAGACTTTTGTGGATGAATTTACAAAGGAATTTATAATCCCCCAATCAGTAAATGGGATGCTGGCATCTTACAAAGCGGAGGAACCAAATCCTCCAGATGATGCCACTAACACTGTCATACCTTTTATCAACTCCTATTCCAATGACATCGATCACAAATTAGTGCAAAAGAGCTTTACTGGTCGGCAACAAGCAATCAGTGGATATGAATCCATAGAAATGGAAGTGAGAAGACAACAAATTGGGATCTATacagaggaagaagctgaaactCTCAGGTTTACAGAGCGATATGTGACCTTGAGCCACAGGCAATCTGCCCCTAACCTGGATCATTTCGCTCGTAGTACCGTAACTCATCCATTACGATACAACACAACTGGACCACATGTTTTCCTACTAGATGGATATCCAGATGTTGACTACCCAATTGACGAAGATAGTAGTTCACAACCTGCTAACCAGCCAACAATATCCAGGCAGGGGCCTGAGCTGGTAAGAGCACCAGAAGAGGGAGGAATACCATCAAGGAGAGGCTCGGATTCCCAGTCTGTGAACCAGGACACAAGGAGAAATTCCATGAACAGCCTGTCTGCAGACATGGTGACATCTCAAGAGGCTTGGGGTTTCTCAAAAAATTTGAGGTCCCCTAGGTTACGCAGGAGGAGGCCAGTCAGCACCAATCAGGGACCCGGGACTCGGCACTTCTTTCAGAGCTCAGGACAGGGTTCCTCTCCCTCCAACTCTGGCTCAGACGACAACACAAATATCAAGAGAAACTCTCTTCCTTCTGGCCAAAGCTCAAATTCACATCGGGTGCTGAAGCTGGGCTCCCTGAAGCCGAACCAGGGGATGTTTTGGAACAGGGAAGATAGAGACTCTCCAGACCCCCAAACGATGTCTGAGTCTGAGCTGCCCGATCTGAACTTTTACAACAAAAGGCCCAAAATGAAAACCCAAAGGAGTGCGTCCAATCCTAACATCATCATTGAAGGAGACCATAGACTTCGTCTACATGCTAATAGTCTTCAAACAATACCCCAAGCAAAGGACGCACGATTCAACATCTCGGGACAGAATCCCAATGGACACACATCGCCGCTGGAGGGTCTTCTTGAAAGAGTCAATGGGAGAGCGAGGGACAGGGACAAAAACTTGAAAACGACCAACTTGAGGTCAAGGTATCATTCTCCCTCCCCGTCATTTTCCACCACGCCCTCACCACCGCCcagtgatggagacagagacacagagtggGAAGAGGAAGTGGCACTGATGCGACGCAGAGCTCTCACAGTGAGTGGAGGATGGAAGGAGCAACTGGtggatggagaggaagatgaaaagagGGACAG tgTTGTCTTTTCGGACGGTGTAAACGTGGACTGGTCCGGTTGGTGCTTTGATGATGACGAAGTCATGGATCATTTAGAACCCGAAGGTGAGGGGCTTCTAGAGGGCATCAACCGATCTCTGGCCTCTTGGGACCTTCAAGGACATTCAGAGCAAGAGGACGGAGAATGTAGTCAGGTGTAG
- the plekhg6 gene encoding uncharacterized protein plekhg6 isoform X2, with protein MDPSKPSLSSKAPHVNNGGGNESLMEETMVPWRDGVDGERQRDVDTREPDVVEGRTAAAEINTHRRGSAEKQEKRRFSTFGYQRRTKQKVVTDFATVSKGTSAGAKPRAALRQVLFSQGVSEKNPASEERGQLDVLKQDLGSYAVPVSLRWRWKEECLGTTLEKNWTEIVDSHSTMTKTQRHQQEALWEFVHTELSYINKLIIIKDLVMAALVNLHQHGFLLEVTPELLFSNLPSILAAHQLFWQEVIYPMLHEVRRTGMPFDPMMLEAGCLQFHQRFSCYQHYCWEEENNMEFTRRQMENNQHFLTFVQWVETHPQCDRMRVGDMQAKPHQRITKYPLLLKAVLKNTQDAHVEHTIRGMLSSVNSFLESINDYLRLKDEELALNISALRVEGYEVEGINEEIDKHVREVCQFDLTCPIRGVGPEVVRKLLLEENLKIRGRKDSKLEVVALLFSDVLLMTKVQKKGERLKVVRPPLALDRTFCIALKDGCSFVLVEVGELQSAMNVYIFAASSSESCSTWVSTIHQAQETLRSWRHAENKRQLENYRIQQLEAKPVTEAKTDDMETEEQPLTQSGDETFVDEFTKEFIIPQSVNGMLASYKAEEPNPPDDATNTVIPFINSYSNDIDHKLVQKSFTGRQQAISGYESIEMEVRRQQIGIYTEEEAETLRFTERYVTLSHRQSAPNLDHFARSTVTHPLRYNTTGPHVFLLDGYPDVDYPIDEDSSSQPANQPTISRQGPELVRAPEEGGIPSRRGSDSQSVNQDTRRNSMNSLSADMVTSQEAWGFSKNLRSPRLRRRRPVSTNQGPGTRHFFQSSGQGSSPSNSGSDDNTNIKRNSLPSGQSSNSHRVLKLGSLKPNQGMFWNREDRDSPDPQTMSESELPDLNFYNKRPKMKTQRSASNPNIIIEGDHRLRLHANSLQTIPQAKDARFNISGQNPNGHTSPLEGLLERVNGRARDRDKNLKTTNLRSRYHSPSPSFSTTPSPPPSDGDRDTEWEEEVALMRRRALTVSGGWKEQLVDGEEDEKRDSVVFSDGVNVDWSGWCFDDDEVMDHLEPEGEGLLEGINRSLASWDLQGHSEQEDGECSQV; from the exons ATGGATCCAAGCAAGCCCAG CCTTTCCTCAAAAGCACCGCATGTAAACAACGGTGGGGGAAATGAGTCACTGATGGAAGAAACAATGGTGCCGTGGCGAGACGGCGTGGAcggggagaggcagagggacgTGGACACCAGAGAGCCAGATGTTGTAGAGGGgaggacagcagctgcagagatcaACACTCACCGCAGGGGGTCAGcagagaaacaagagaaacGCCGGTTCAGTACGTTTGGCTATCAG AGACGGACGAAGCAAAAGGTTGTGACTGATTTTGCAACAGTGAGTAAGGGAACGTCTGCAGGGGCCAAACCCAGAGCTGCTCTGAGACAGGTCCTGTTCAGCCAGGGAGTGTCTGAGAAAAATCCAGCGTCTGAG GAACGTGGTCAGCTGGATGTGTTGAAGCAGGATCTGGGGAGTTATGCTGTGCCAGTCAGtctgaggtggaggtggaaggaggAATGTCTGGGAACGACGCTGGAGAAGAACTGGACGGAGATAGTGGACTCTCATTCT acgaTGACAAAGACGCAGAGGcaccagcaggaggcgctgtGGGAGTTTGTCCACACCGAGCTCAGCTACATCAACAAGCTCATTATCATAAAAGAC TTGGTTATGGCTGCTCTCGTCAACCTGCACCAACATGGATTTCTCCTAGAG GTGACCCCTGAGCTGCTTTTCTCCAACCTTCCCTCCATCCTCGCTGCACACCAGCTGTTCTGGCAGGAGGTGATTTATCCCATGTTGCACGAGGTCCGGAGGACAGGCATGCCCTTTGACCCCATGATGTTGGAGGCCGGCTGCCTGCAG TTCCATCAGCGCTTCTCTTGCTACCAGCATTACTGTTgggaggaggaaaacaatatGGAGTTCACACgcagacagatggagaacaACCAACATTTTCTCACGTTCGTCCAG TGGGTGGAGACTCACCCTCAGTGTGACCGGATGCGTGTCGGGGACATGCAAGCCAAACCCCATCAGAGGATCACAAAGTACCCTCTGCTGCTCAAGGCTGTGCTGAAAAACACCCAGGACGCTCATGTGGAACACACCATCAGAGGCATG TTGTCCAGTGTGAACAGCTTTCTGGAGAGCATCAACGACTACCTGAGGCTGAAGGATGAGGAGCTCGCTCTCAACATCTCTGCTCTGAGGGTGGAGGGATACGAGGTGGAGGGAATCAACGAAGAGATTGACAAG CATGTGAGAGAGGTCTGCCAGTTTGACCTGACATGCCCCATCAGAGGAGTGGGCCCTGAAGTCGTAcggaagctgctgctggaggagaactTGAAGATTCGGGGGAGAAAAGACAGTAAG CTGGAGGTGGTGGCGCTCCTCTTCTCAGACGTTCTCCTGATGACCAAGGTCCAGAAGAAAGGAGAGCGACTGAAAGTGGTTCGACCTCCTCTGGCCCTCGACAGAACGTTTTGTATAGCGCTGAAAGACGGCT GTTCATTTGTTCTCGTGGAGGTGGGCGAGCTCCAGAGTGCCATGAATGTCTACATATTCgcagccagcagctcagagagctgctccactTGGGTCTCCACCATCCACCAGGCACAG GAAACACTGAGGAGCTGGAGACACGCAGAGAACAAAAGACAACTGGAAAACTATAGAATCCAGCAGCTGGAGGCCAAACCTGTTACAGAGGCCAAGACAGACGATATGGAGACAGAAGAGCAACCTCTTACTCAGTCAGGGGACGAGACTTTTGTGGATGAATTTACAAAGGAATTTATAATCCCCCAATCAGTAAATGGGATGCTGGCATCTTACAAAGCGGAGGAACCAAATCCTCCAGATGATGCCACTAACACTGTCATACCTTTTATCAACTCCTATTCCAATGACATCGATCACAAATTAGTGCAAAAGAGCTTTACTGGTCGGCAACAAGCAATCAGTGGATATGAATCCATAGAAATGGAAGTGAGAAGACAACAAATTGGGATCTATacagaggaagaagctgaaactCTCAGGTTTACAGAGCGATATGTGACCTTGAGCCACAGGCAATCTGCCCCTAACCTGGATCATTTCGCTCGTAGTACCGTAACTCATCCATTACGATACAACACAACTGGACCACATGTTTTCCTACTAGATGGATATCCAGATGTTGACTACCCAATTGACGAAGATAGTAGTTCACAACCTGCTAACCAGCCAACAATATCCAGGCAGGGGCCTGAGCTGGTAAGAGCACCAGAAGAGGGAGGAATACCATCAAGGAGAGGCTCGGATTCCCAGTCTGTGAACCAGGACACAAGGAGAAATTCCATGAACAGCCTGTCTGCAGACATGGTGACATCTCAAGAGGCTTGGGGTTTCTCAAAAAATTTGAGGTCCCCTAGGTTACGCAGGAGGAGGCCAGTCAGCACCAATCAGGGACCCGGGACTCGGCACTTCTTTCAGAGCTCAGGACAGGGTTCCTCTCCCTCCAACTCTGGCTCAGACGACAACACAAATATCAAGAGAAACTCTCTTCCTTCTGGCCAAAGCTCAAATTCACATCGGGTGCTGAAGCTGGGCTCCCTGAAGCCGAACCAGGGGATGTTTTGGAACAGGGAAGATAGAGACTCTCCAGACCCCCAAACGATGTCTGAGTCTGAGCTGCCCGATCTGAACTTTTACAACAAAAGGCCCAAAATGAAAACCCAAAGGAGTGCGTCCAATCCTAACATCATCATTGAAGGAGACCATAGACTTCGTCTACATGCTAATAGTCTTCAAACAATACCCCAAGCAAAGGACGCACGATTCAACATCTCGGGACAGAATCCCAATGGACACACATCGCCGCTGGAGGGTCTTCTTGAAAGAGTCAATGGGAGAGCGAGGGACAGGGACAAAAACTTGAAAACGACCAACTTGAGGTCAAGGTATCATTCTCCCTCCCCGTCATTTTCCACCACGCCCTCACCACCGCCcagtgatggagacagagacacagagtggGAAGAGGAAGTGGCACTGATGCGACGCAGAGCTCTCACAGTGAGTGGAGGATGGAAGGAGCAACTGGtggatggagaggaagatgaaaagagGGACAG tgTTGTCTTTTCGGACGGTGTAAACGTGGACTGGTCCGGTTGGTGCTTTGATGATGACGAAGTCATGGATCATTTAGAACCCGAAGGTGAGGGGCTTCTAGAGGGCATCAACCGATCTCTGGCCTCTTGGGACCTTCAAGGACATTCAGAGCAAGAGGACGGAGAATGTAGTCAGGTGTAG
- the tapbpl gene encoding tapasin-related protein, with product MMLIEVIFFGYFVTCVYANGVADVVLSCSLVEEGVGMGGMGGGSLFTRTPATLVLRDIAVAPDESLESLTPFVPPSIPDPDAILFEVKVSSPEIPNADVLLHADCNEQEVMCEISRYSPHGSQDSSDPAYFMVSLNVEGVEFSTALILRTLTVARDQSTLIQNKLGLPLSQSGTLLTEVLFLVFSHIKSVTAPLRGDVLLNCGFKQQEIPLAQEVGIEWRLQHRGKGRKVLEMKTRLDDAEGSTVVHEERNGSSMDAARVVSEGDASVTLTKLKVFDEGTYICTVSLGPFHAQQIIQLRINQPPHVLLSEEKLVLKSSSRQTLSCHCTKYYPLDAQMEWLSLSPTDTEPTLLPNQGSLSSHRQHGDGTYSLSSQLTVPSSVSPGTKIICSVSHVALDTPLSVSLVVESPEPDSYWWVLGFLIITVLFFYQVMR from the exons ATGATGCTGATTGAAGTAATTTTCTTTGGATACTTTGTGACGTGCGTTTATG CTAATGGCGTTGCAGATGTGGTACTGTCCTGCAgcctggtggaggagggagtCGGAATGGGTGGAATGGGAGGAGGCTCTCTGTTCACACGGACTCCGGCCACTCTCGTCTTAAGAGACATTGCAGTGGCTCCCGACGAATCACTCGAATCCCTCACTCCGTTTGTCCCGCCTTCGATCCCTGACCCAGATGCCATCCTGTTTGAAGTCAAAG TCTCATCACCTGAGATCCCCAATGCAGACGTGTTGCTCCACGCCGACTGCAATGAGCAGGAGGTGATGTGTGAAATAAGCCGTTATTCCCCTCATGGATCCCAGGACAGTTCAGACCCTGCTTATTTCATGGTTTCCCTGAATGTGGAGGGAGTTGAGTTCAGCACTGCGCTGATTCTGAGGACTTTGACGGTTGCGAGGGACCAGTCGACCCTCATACAAAACAAACTGGGTCTGCCTCTTAGCCAGTCGGGGACTCTTCTGACTGAGG TATTATTCCTGGTGTTTTCCCACATTAAGTCTGTGACTGCACCTCTGAGAGGTGATGTTCTCCTCAACTGTGGCTTCAAGCAGCAGGAGATACCTTTAGCACAGGAGGTGGGCATTGAATGGCGACTGCAGCACCGAGGCAAAGGGCGAAAAGTGCTTGAAATGAAGACGAGGCTAGACGATGCAGAAGGGAGCACAGTGG TGCATGAGGAAAGGAACGGCTCAAGCATGGATGCTGCCCGGGTCGTGAGTGAGGGTGATGCCTCTGTGACTCTGACCAAGCTGAAGGTTTTTGATGAGGGGACGTACATCTGTACTGTCAGTTTAGGACCTTTCCACGCCCAGCAGATCATTCAACTCCGCATAAATC AACCGCCACACGTTTTACTCTCAGAGGAGAAGTTGGTTCTGAAGTCGAGCTCACGTCAGACACTGAGCTGCCACTGCACGAAATACTATCCACTGGATGCTCAG ATGGAGTGGTTGTCCCTCTCTCCGACAGACACAGAGCCTACCCTGTTGCCAAATCAGGGCTCTCTATCCAGCCATCGGCAGCATGGTGATGGGACTTATTCCCTGTCATCTCAGCTCACTGTGCCCTCAAGTGTCTCCCCTGGGACCAAAATCATATGCAGCGTGTCCCATGTGGCCCTGGACACTcccctgtctgtcagcctgGTGGTAGAAAGTCCTGAACCAG ATTCCTATTGGTGGGTTCTGGGTTTCCTGATCATCACTGTGCTTTTCTTCTACCAGGTCATGAGATAA
- the mrpl51 gene encoding 39S ribosomal protein L51, mitochondrial: MSALGGLLKAGASFCQSAGTLLHTARSISTGTCCLIRMHAIPEPKKVDRWTEKRSMYGVYDNIGILGDFKAHPKDLIVAPSWLKAFKGNELERLIRKKRMVGDRMMTLDRHNLEKRLRFLYKRFNRTGKHR, translated from the exons ATGTCTGCACTGGGAGGGTTACTGAAGGCTGGAGCGTCcttctgtcagtctgctgggACTCTGCTCCACACAGCAAGGAGCATTTCTACAG GGACATGCTGCCTGATCAGGATGCATGCCATCCCTGAGCCGAAGAAGGTGGACAGGTGGACTGAGAAGAGGAGCATGTATGGAGTTTATGATAACATTGGCATCTTAG gggACTTTAAAGCTCATCCCAAAGACCTCATTGTGGCTCCCAGCTGGCTGAAGGCTTTCAAAGGCAACGAACTGGAGCGTCTAATTAGAAAGAAGAGGATGGTGGGAGACAGAATGATGACTCTGGACAGACATAACTTGGAGAAGAGGCTCCGCTTCCTCTACAAACGCTTCAACCGCACTGGCAAACACCGTTAA
- the LOC119006346 gene encoding uncharacterized protein LOC119006346, with protein sequence MLSECFIFGVITFLIAGAQCQDTEVFAEAGSQAVLPCKYSSKSTVAPAILWNNGNKGTVWRKDKNGLQYWGSSWTHRARCPHSQFERGDFSLQLNDVTEQDGGIYLCRVVGDRGVTESRIVLIIIKVSVSPVVPMSGSDVSISCKVTPESHRGTVRWMLNNRPFGTAKSVVNEKASARVTGNWTCVVGYKGKEGRASATLTVKGIIHPSKDYAKLYTAVGSAITLPCVFSPGLFPVKPALEKLKPGSLFLHTPDRLPASFIASSPSSQPTSDHSATLNEVEFEDQGTYRCSGVVKGQWLTRNMQLVVAKIDSSTPSKKRDSVTLTCQLTDTSEVVDYEWVHVVHDINGTQSVESIQKGKTLSLGKVSEENQGEWTCRFYGQQGMLGNVTHHVPMMGGLSGKKSSSVSNNTTAVVGLSILLLVLLLVLVKMYLNHQRRKRILQYPALETIVHTTSNEREERERNREKK encoded by the exons aTGCTGTCAGAGTGTTTCATCTTTGGTGTGATTACCTTTCTTATAGCAG GGGCACAATGTCAAGACACGGAGGTGTTCGCTGAGGCAGGCTCTCAGGCTGTGCTGCCGTGTAAATACAGCTCTAAATCCACAGTAGCCCCTGCCATCTTGTGGAACAATGGCAACAAAGG CACTGTTTGGAGAAAGGATAAGAACGGTCTGCAGTACTGGGGCTCTAGCTGGACCCACCGAGCAAGATGCCCCCACTCCCAGTTTGAACGAGGCGACTTCAGCCTGCAGCTTAATGACGTGACAGAGCAGGATGGAGGAATTTACCTTTGCAGGGTGGTAGGCGATCGCGGGGTCACTGAGAGCAGGATCGTGCTCATCATCATTAAAG tgtctgtctctccagtGGTGCCCATGTCGGGGAGCGACGTTTCAATCAGCTGTAAAGTGACCCCAGAATCTCACAGAGGCACTGTGCGGTGGATGCTGAACAACAGACCATTTGGGACCGCCAAAAGTGTTGTGAATGAAAAGGCATCCGCGAGAGTGACAGGAAACTGGACCTGTGTGGTGGGCTACAAGGGCAAAGAGGGGCGAGCTTCGGCAACCCTGACTGTAAAGG gaatcatccatccatccaaagaCTATGCTAAGCTCTACACTGCCGTGGGATCTGCCATCACTCTCCCCTGTGTGTTCTCCCCTGGGTTATTCCCAGTTAAGCCGGCCTTGGAGAAACTCAAACCTGGGtctctttttttacacactCCTGATCGCCTCCCTGCTTCTTTCATTGCATCCTCGCCGTCCTCTCAGCCCACCTCGGATCACTCTGCCACTTTGAACGAAGTTGAGTTTGAGGACCAGGGCACGTACAGATGCTCTGGGGTCGTAAAGGGACAATGGCTGACTCGAAACATGCAGCTTGTTGTTGCTAAAA ttgaCAGCAGCACCCCGTCAAAGAAAAGAGACTCCGTGACATTGACCTGCCAGCTGACCGACACAAGCGAAGTCGTCGACTACGAATGGGTTCATGTGGTCCATGACATCAACGGCACCCAGTCAGTGGAGTCCATCCAGAAGGGGAAGACTCTAAGCTTAGGCAAAGTGTCGGAGGAGAACCAGGGCGAATGGACATGTCGTTTCTACGGGCAGCAGGGCATGTTGGGAAATGTAACACACCATGTTCCTATGATGG GTGGtctgagtggaaaaaaatcatcaagcGTCTCAAATAACACCACCGCCGTGGTCGGGCTCAGCATTCTCCTCCTcgttctgctgctggttttggTGAAGATGTACCTGAACCACCAACGG AGGAAAAGGATCTTGCAGTACCCTGCGCTGGAGACGATTGTTCATACCACCTCCAACGAGCGGGAGGAGAGAGAACGGAACCGAGAGAAAAAGTGA
- the LOC119006398 gene encoding vesicle-associated membrane protein 1-like: MSAPDAAAAPGAPGAPGADGAPGGGPPAGPPNTSSNRRLQQTQAQVEEVVDIMRVNVDKVLERDQKLSELDDRADALQAGASQFESCAAKLKNKYWWKNCKMMIMMGIIGVIVVGIIFLYFFY, encoded by the exons AT GTCTGCCCCAGATGCTGCCGCAGCCCCCGGTGCTCCCGGAGCCCCCGGTGCAGATGGAGCCCCAGGCGGCGGCCCACCTGCAGGCCCACCCAATACCTCCAGCAACCGCAGGCTACAGCAGACACAGGCCCAAGTCGAagag GTGGTGGACATCATGAGGGTGAATGTCGACAAGGTTTTGGAAAGGGACCAGAAGCTTTCGGAGCTGGATGACAGGGCGGACGCTCTCCAAGCCGGAGCCTCCCAGTTTGAAAGCTGTGCAGCCAAGCTAAAGAACAAGTACTGGTGGAAGAACTGCAAG atgatgatcatgatgggGATCATTGGAGTCATTGTGGTTGGAATAATCTTCT TGTACTTCTTCTACTGA